In Roseomonas fluvialis, one genomic interval encodes:
- the hisN gene encoding histidinol-phosphatase, which produces MVPDDIIAAAEDFADAAGAVIRPLFRSALLVEAKGDASPVTKADRDAESAIRALIATRFPDHGVIGEEHGEHHPDAEWVWVLDPIDGTRAFVTGRPLFGCLIGLLHRGVPVLGIIDQPVTGERWVGVAGRRTRFRAPMGGTPACRPCAAVGQAELSCTSPDMFDDTLRPGFERLRGAARRVTWGGDCYAYGLLAIGLVDIVVDATMKIWDWAALVPVIEGAGGRVTGWRGEALTAASDGRVLAVGDPALLADAVRLLTDR; this is translated from the coding sequence ATGGTACCCGACGACATCATCGCCGCCGCGGAGGACTTCGCCGACGCCGCCGGCGCGGTCATCCGCCCGCTGTTCCGCTCCGCCCTGCTGGTCGAGGCGAAAGGCGATGCCAGCCCCGTCACCAAGGCCGACCGCGACGCCGAGTCAGCCATCCGCGCCCTGATCGCCACCCGCTTCCCCGACCACGGCGTGATCGGCGAGGAACACGGCGAACACCACCCCGATGCCGAATGGGTCTGGGTGTTGGACCCGATCGACGGCACCCGCGCCTTCGTGACCGGCCGGCCCCTCTTCGGCTGCCTGATCGGCCTGCTGCACCGGGGCGTGCCCGTGCTTGGCATCATCGACCAGCCCGTCACCGGCGAACGCTGGGTCGGCGTGGCCGGCCGCCGCACGCGCTTCCGCGCGCCCATGGGCGGCACGCCCGCCTGCCGGCCCTGCGCGGCGGTCGGCCAGGCGGAACTCTCCTGCACCAGCCCGGACATGTTCGACGACACGCTGCGCCCCGGCTTCGAGCGCCTGCGCGGTGCGGCCAGGCGGGTGACCTGGGGTGGCGACTGCTACGCCTATGGCCTGCTCGCGATCGGCCTGGTCGACATCGTGGTTGATGCGACCATGAAGATCTGGGACTGGGCGGCACTGGTCCCGGTCATCGAAGGCGCCGGCGGTCGCGTCACCGGCTGGCGGGGCGAGGCGCTGACCGCGGCCTCCGACGGCCGGGTGCTGGCGGTTGGCGACCCGGCCCTGCTGGCCGACGCCGTACGCCTCCTTACCGATCGGTAG
- a CDS encoding prephenate dehydratase, with product MTAKTIAFQGMPGAYSDLACRAAYPGWTTLPCASFEAAMAALREGRCDLAMLPCENSLAGRVPDIHRLLPESGLYVIGEHFQRVEHCLLAPKGATLATLKRAHSHPVALGQILRLLKDRNLAPVIEADTAGAAQLIAQRGNIEDAAVASELAAEIYGLEILLRNVEDEAHNTTRFYVMSRDRVYPPLEAPDTVTTFVFRVRSVPAALYKALGGFATNGVNMTKLESYMVGGRFSATQFLCDVDGHPDSPALRRAFEELEFFTKEFRILGAYPAHAYRLEQAAAGD from the coding sequence ATGACTGCCAAGACCATCGCCTTCCAGGGCATGCCCGGGGCGTATTCGGACCTCGCTTGCCGCGCCGCCTATCCGGGCTGGACCACCCTGCCCTGCGCGTCCTTCGAGGCGGCGATGGCCGCGCTGCGCGAGGGGCGCTGCGACCTGGCCATGCTGCCCTGCGAGAATTCGCTCGCGGGCCGCGTGCCGGACATCCACCGGCTGCTGCCGGAAAGCGGACTGTACGTGATCGGCGAGCATTTCCAGCGGGTCGAGCACTGCCTGCTCGCCCCCAAGGGCGCGACGCTCGCGACCCTAAAGCGCGCGCACAGCCATCCGGTCGCACTCGGGCAGATCCTGCGGCTGCTGAAGGACCGCAACCTGGCGCCGGTGATCGAGGCCGATACCGCCGGCGCGGCGCAACTGATCGCGCAACGCGGCAACATCGAGGACGCGGCGGTCGCGTCAGAACTCGCGGCCGAGATCTACGGGCTGGAAATCCTGCTGCGCAACGTGGAGGACGAGGCGCACAACACGACGCGCTTCTACGTGATGTCGCGCGATCGCGTGTATCCGCCGTTGGAGGCACCCGACACCGTCACCACCTTCGTCTTCCGCGTCCGGTCGGTGCCGGCCGCGCTCTACAAGGCGCTGGGCGGCTTCGCGACGAATGGCGTGAACATGACGAAGCTGGAATCCTACATGGTGGGCGGGCGGTTCTCGGCCACGCAGTTCCTGTGCGACGTGGACGGCCACCCGGACAGCCCGGCGCTGCGCCGCGCCTTCGAGGAGCTGGAATTCTTCACCAAGGAATTCCGCATCCTGGGGGCGTATCCGGCACACGCGTACAGGCTGGAGCAGGCGGCGGCGGGGGATTGA
- a CDS encoding extracellular solute-binding protein → MNRRDLLALGALGLTFPLPRGARAVVPAGGDKPGEVVRTHALSLLAPPSLPADFPHWPWANPAAPKGGEVVLSRLGSFDSFNPYILRGTPDPGIGLIYDTLMAGNPDEATAEYGHLAETVELPADRRGVSFELRATARWHDGRPVTADDVVFTFNALRTQGRPFFRAYWADVTEVVAESPRRVTFRFKDAENRELAQILGDLPVLPKHWWEGRDFARPSLDVPLGSGPYRLERFEPNRSTVYRRVEDYWARDLGVRRGLNNFDTLRYEYFRDTTVAFEAFKAGQADFRTENVARDWATGYDFPAARRNLVQRQEIPHEIPTGMQCFAVNLRRPLFQDARVRRALIEVFDYEWMNTNLFFSAYARTSSYFSNSDFAARGLPEGRERAILEGFRGRIPEAVFTEEYKLPVTDGTGNNREGARRALALLREAGWSVRDRRLVNAAGQRFEFEILLQGATFERVALPYVQWLERIGISARVRTVDPAQYQVRIDAFDYDMTVDSMGQGFSPGNEQRDYWTTAKARENGSQNVAGIADPAIDELVELVIAAPNYDELVARTRALDRVLLHHNFVVPHWHSRVFRIAFWDKFGRPERNPRYGLGFPQAWWIDPARERALAEARRG, encoded by the coding sequence ATGAACCGTCGCGACCTGCTGGCGCTCGGCGCCCTTGGCCTCACCTTTCCGCTGCCCCGCGGCGCGCGCGCCGTAGTGCCCGCCGGCGGCGACAAACCCGGCGAGGTGGTGCGCACGCACGCGCTGTCGCTGCTGGCACCACCGTCGCTGCCGGCGGATTTCCCGCATTGGCCCTGGGCCAACCCCGCCGCGCCGAAGGGCGGGGAGGTGGTGCTCTCCCGCCTCGGCTCCTTCGACAGTTTCAACCCCTATATCCTGCGCGGCACGCCGGACCCGGGGATCGGGCTGATCTACGACACGCTCATGGCCGGCAACCCGGACGAGGCCACCGCCGAATACGGCCACCTGGCCGAGACGGTGGAACTGCCCGCCGACCGCCGCGGCGTCAGCTTCGAACTGCGCGCAACCGCCCGCTGGCACGATGGCCGCCCTGTCACGGCCGACGACGTGGTCTTCACCTTCAACGCGCTGCGCACCCAGGGCCGCCCCTTCTTCCGCGCCTATTGGGCCGACGTGACCGAGGTGGTGGCCGAGAGCCCGCGCCGCGTGACCTTCCGCTTCAAGGATGCCGAGAACCGCGAACTCGCGCAGATCCTGGGCGACCTGCCCGTGCTGCCGAAGCACTGGTGGGAAGGGCGCGACTTCGCCCGACCCTCGCTCGATGTGCCGCTCGGGTCCGGCCCCTATCGTCTGGAACGCTTCGAACCCAACCGCAGCACGGTGTATCGCCGCGTCGAGGATTACTGGGCGCGCGACCTGGGCGTGCGCCGCGGCCTGAACAACTTCGACACGCTGCGCTACGAATACTTCCGCGACACCACCGTGGCCTTCGAGGCCTTCAAGGCCGGTCAGGCCGATTTCCGCACCGAGAACGTCGCGCGCGACTGGGCCACCGGCTACGACTTCCCCGCCGCCCGGCGCAACCTGGTGCAGCGCCAGGAAATCCCGCACGAGATCCCGACCGGGATGCAGTGCTTCGCGGTGAACCTGCGCCGCCCGCTGTTCCAGGATGCGCGCGTGCGCCGCGCCCTGATCGAGGTGTTCGACTATGAATGGATGAACACCAACCTGTTCTTCAGCGCCTATGCGCGCACCTCGTCGTATTTCTCGAATTCCGACTTCGCTGCGCGCGGCCTGCCCGAAGGCCGCGAGCGCGCGATCCTGGAGGGCTTTCGCGGCCGCATCCCCGAGGCGGTCTTCACCGAGGAATACAAGCTGCCCGTCACCGACGGCACCGGCAACAATCGGGAGGGCGCGCGCCGTGCGCTGGCGCTGCTGCGCGAAGCCGGCTGGTCGGTGCGCGACCGCCGCCTGGTGAATGCGGCCGGCCAGCGCTTCGAATTCGAAATCCTGCTGCAGGGTGCCACCTTCGAACGTGTCGCACTGCCCTATGTCCAGTGGCTGGAGCGCATCGGCATCTCGGCGCGCGTGCGCACCGTGGACCCCGCGCAGTACCAAGTGCGCATCGACGCCTTCGACTACGACATGACGGTCGATTCGATGGGCCAGGGCTTCTCCCCGGGCAACGAGCAACGCGACTACTGGACCACGGCCAAGGCGCGCGAGAACGGTTCCCAGAACGTCGCCGGCATTGCCGACCCGGCGATCGACGAGCTGGTCGAACTGGTCATCGCCGCACCGAACTACGACGAACTTGTCGCGCGCACCCGCGCGCTGGATCGCGTGCTGCTGCACCACAATTTCGTGGTGCCACACTGGCATTCGCGCGTGTTCCGAATCGCCTTCTGGGACAAGTTCGGCCGGCCGGAGCGCAACCCGCGCTATGGCCTCGGCTTCCCGCAGGCCTGGTGGATCGATCCGGCGCGGGAGCGCGCGCTGGCCGAAGCGCGGCGCGGGTAG
- a CDS encoding 3-deoxy-manno-octulosonate cytidylyltransferase translates to MRPIVVIPARMAATRLPGKPLAEIAGRPMIAHVLDRAREAGIGPLAVAAGEPEIVAAAEAAGAQAVLVADDVPSGTDRVQRAMAVLDPEGRYDVVVNLQGDFPTIAPETLRAVLEPLADPSVDIGTLVCPIADEEEANTPSFVKAACAFEGDKRVAPALYFSRLPIPWGDGPRWHHIGVYAYRRAALDRFVSLPASPLELREKLEQLRALEAGMRISAARVDHGPFGVDTPHDLERARSLLASRGHD, encoded by the coding sequence TTGCGCCCCATCGTCGTGATTCCCGCCCGCATGGCCGCCACCAGGCTACCGGGCAAGCCGCTGGCCGAGATCGCCGGGCGGCCGATGATCGCCCATGTGCTGGACCGGGCGCGGGAGGCCGGGATCGGCCCGCTGGCGGTCGCCGCGGGGGAACCGGAGATCGTCGCGGCAGCCGAGGCCGCCGGTGCGCAGGCGGTGCTGGTGGCCGACGACGTGCCCTCGGGTACCGACCGCGTGCAGCGGGCGATGGCGGTGCTGGACCCCGAGGGCCGCTACGACGTGGTGGTGAACCTGCAGGGGGATTTCCCGACCATCGCGCCGGAGACGCTGCGCGCCGTGCTGGAACCGCTGGCCGACCCGTCCGTGGATATCGGCACGCTGGTCTGCCCGATCGCGGATGAGGAGGAGGCGAACACGCCGTCCTTCGTGAAGGCCGCCTGTGCGTTCGAGGGCGACAAGCGCGTCGCGCCGGCGCTGTATTTTTCCCGCCTGCCGATCCCCTGGGGGGATGGGCCGCGCTGGCACCATATCGGCGTCTATGCGTATCGGCGCGCGGCGCTGGACCGGTTCGTGAGCCTGCCGGCGAGCCCGCTGGAGCTGCGCGAGAAGCTCGAGCAGCTGCGCGCGCTGGAAGCGGGCATGCGGATTTCGGCGGCGCGGGTGGACCACGGCCCCTTCGGCGTCGATACGCCGCACGACCTTGAACGCGCCCGGAGTCTCTTGGCGTCGCGCGGTCACGATTGA
- a CDS encoding c-type cytochrome, which translates to MANLEGNKIIAAVLTAGVTFGVAGVIGSLLVHPKRPHHAAISIGGEAAAPAAAAPAAPALDPITPLLAAANVQNGQQVAQRQCAACHSFNEGGRNGVGPNLYGIVGAKHAHADGFNYSAALRGMADKPWTYEELNAWIHNPRAYAAGNRMSYAGLTNTQQRADLIAYLRSISPNAPAP; encoded by the coding sequence ATGGCGAACCTCGAAGGCAACAAGATCATCGCGGCGGTGCTGACCGCGGGCGTGACATTCGGCGTGGCCGGGGTGATCGGCAGCCTGCTCGTGCACCCCAAGCGCCCGCACCATGCCGCCATCAGCATCGGTGGCGAAGCCGCCGCGCCGGCCGCCGCCGCTCCCGCCGCCCCGGCGCTGGACCCGATCACGCCGCTGCTGGCCGCCGCCAATGTGCAAAACGGACAGCAGGTCGCGCAGCGCCAATGCGCCGCCTGCCATTCCTTCAACGAGGGCGGGCGCAACGGCGTCGGGCCGAACCTGTATGGCATCGTCGGCGCCAAGCATGCCCATGCGGATGGCTTCAACTACTCGGCGGCGCTGCGCGGCATGGCCGACAAGCCCTGGACCTACGAGGAACTGAACGCCTGGATCCACAACCCGCGCGCCTATGCCGCGGGCAACCGCATGTCCTATGCGGGGCTGACCAACACGCAGCAGCGCGCGGACCTGATCGCCTACCTGCGGTCGATCTCGCCGAACGCGCCGGCGCCCTGA
- a CDS encoding microcin C ABC transporter permease YejB produces the protein MGAYLLRRLMLVVPTLLGILIINFAVVQFAPGGPVEQMLAELRGEGQSTLGRITGEGGGDVRAPSTGGAGGSDGPAGTYRGARGLDPAIVAEIERAFGFDKPAHVRFWEMLTGYLTFDFGRSLFQDRPVIDLILEKMPVSISLGIWSTLIIYLISIPLGIRKAVRDGSRFDVATSGIVLVGYAIPGFLFAVLLVVLFAGGSFLQIFPLRGLASSGSADWPFWQRAIDYAWHMTLPIVALVIGGFAGLTMLTKNSFLDEIGKQYVVTARAKGASEGRVLYGHVFRNAMLIIIAGFPAAFIGMLFTGALLIEIVFSLDGLGYLGFQAATRRDYPIMFGTLYIFTLLGLVLQIISDFTYTLVDPRIDFEARR, from the coding sequence GTGGGCGCCTACCTCCTCCGCCGGCTGATGCTGGTGGTGCCGACGCTGCTCGGCATCCTGATCATCAATTTCGCCGTCGTGCAGTTCGCCCCCGGCGGGCCGGTCGAACAGATGCTCGCCGAACTGCGCGGCGAAGGACAGTCGACCCTCGGGCGCATCACCGGCGAGGGCGGCGGCGATGTCCGCGCACCCAGCACGGGCGGCGCGGGCGGCAGCGACGGACCGGCCGGCACCTATCGCGGCGCGCGCGGCCTCGACCCCGCGATCGTCGCCGAGATCGAACGCGCCTTCGGCTTCGACAAGCCCGCCCATGTCCGCTTCTGGGAGATGCTGACCGGCTACCTCACCTTCGATTTCGGAAGGTCGCTGTTCCAGGACCGGCCGGTGATCGACCTCATCCTCGAGAAGATGCCGGTGTCGATTTCGCTGGGCATCTGGTCGACGCTGATCATCTACCTGATTTCGATCCCGCTCGGCATCCGCAAGGCGGTGCGCGACGGCTCGCGCTTCGACGTCGCGACATCCGGCATCGTGCTGGTGGGCTACGCCATCCCGGGCTTCCTGTTCGCGGTGCTGCTGGTCGTGCTGTTCGCCGGCGGGTCCTTCCTGCAGATCTTCCCGCTGCGCGGGCTCGCATCCTCCGGGTCGGCCGACTGGCCGTTCTGGCAGCGCGCCATCGACTACGCCTGGCACATGACACTGCCGATCGTCGCCCTGGTGATCGGCGGCTTCGCCGGGCTGACTATGCTCACCAAGAACTCCTTCCTGGACGAGATCGGCAAGCAATACGTGGTGACCGCGCGCGCCAAGGGTGCCAGCGAAGGCCGCGTGCTCTACGGCCACGTCTTTCGCAACGCGATGCTCATCATCATCGCCGGCTTCCCCGCAGCCTTCATCGGCATGCTGTTCACCGGCGCGCTGCTGATCGAGATCGTCTTCTCGCTCGACGGCCTCGGCTACCTCGGCTTCCAGGCGGCAACGCGACGCGACTACCCGATCATGTTCGGCACCCTGTACATCTTCACCCTGCTCGGCCTGGTGCTGCAGATCATCAGCGACTTCACCTACACCCTGGTGGACCCGCGCATCGACTTCGAGGCGCGGCGATGA
- a CDS encoding imm11 family protein: MAALIFRSVADGRVPYCLGLPRDVPDAHRVLVERDELREMRFSYGGMPFLPDEVRSEFYLHSAHKALTDTFSVCACWGCSAAFRAEVERLEPGVHQFFPIRITRPRSKKPILRRDGQEVGPDDVFLFNCLQLVDAVLPELSSGPGLMPPHPSGLLGFSVRTDDICVSRSAIAGRHIWHGDFHNRSGAYFFVSDELLAGFRRAGLKGFEVRPVREA; the protein is encoded by the coding sequence ATGGCGGCGCTGATCTTCCGGTCCGTGGCGGATGGCAGGGTTCCCTATTGCCTCGGTCTCCCGCGCGACGTGCCGGATGCCCACCGCGTGCTCGTTGAGCGCGACGAGCTTCGGGAGATGCGCTTCAGCTACGGCGGCATGCCCTTCCTGCCCGATGAGGTGCGGAGCGAATTCTACCTCCATTCGGCGCACAAGGCGCTGACCGACACCTTCTCGGTCTGCGCCTGCTGGGGCTGCTCGGCAGCGTTCCGCGCCGAGGTCGAACGGCTGGAGCCCGGCGTGCACCAGTTCTTCCCGATCCGCATCACCCGCCCCCGCTCGAAGAAGCCGATCCTGCGCCGCGACGGGCAGGAGGTCGGGCCGGACGACGTCTTCCTGTTCAATTGCCTGCAGCTGGTGGACGCGGTGCTGCCGGAACTCTCGTCAGGTCCGGGCTTGATGCCACCGCACCCGAGCGGCCTGCTCGGCTTCAGCGTCCGGACCGATGACATTTGCGTCTCGCGCTCCGCGATCGCGGGTCGGCACATCTGGCACGGCGACTTTCACAATCGCAGCGGGGCGTATTTCTTTGTCTCGGACGAGTTGCTTGCCGGCTTCCGCCGCGCGGGCTTGAAGGGGTTCGAGGTGCGGCCTGTGCGGGAGGCGTAG
- a CDS encoding ABC transporter permease, with protein MTLTPITRRRIANFRANRRGYWSTIIFAVIFVLTLFAEFIANDRPLVARVNDQWFFPVVVDYAETDLVPDGLPTGSDYWQDRDFLKDFEAAGGWAIWPPVRFSYYSIVRDLDHPLPAPPSARNWLGTDDKGRDVVARVIYGFRISVLFGFTLTIVSSIIGIAAGAVQGYFGGAVDLYFQRFIELWSGMPQLYLLIILASVIEPSFWVLLTFLLLFSWMGLTGVVRAEFLRGRNLDYVRAANALGVSHASIMVRHILPNAMVATLTFLPFILAGSVTVLVSLDFLGFGLPPGSPSLGELVNQGKDNLNAPWLALTGFFVLGTMLTLLTFVGEAVRDAFDPRKLPGGGR; from the coding sequence ATGACCCTCACCCCCATCACGCGCCGGCGGATCGCGAATTTCCGGGCCAATCGGCGTGGGTATTGGTCGACGATCATCTTTGCGGTGATCTTCGTCCTGACCTTGTTTGCCGAGTTCATTGCCAATGACCGGCCGCTGGTGGCGCGCGTGAACGACCAGTGGTTCTTTCCGGTGGTGGTGGACTATGCCGAGACGGATTTGGTGCCGGACGGGCTGCCCACCGGCAGCGACTATTGGCAGGACCGCGACTTCCTGAAGGACTTCGAAGCGGCGGGCGGCTGGGCGATCTGGCCGCCGGTGCGCTTCAGCTATTATTCCATCGTGCGCGACCTGGATCATCCGCTGCCTGCGCCGCCTTCCGCACGGAACTGGCTCGGCACGGATGACAAGGGGCGCGACGTCGTGGCGCGCGTGATCTACGGCTTCCGCATCTCGGTGCTGTTCGGCTTCACATTGACGATCGTGAGTTCGATCATCGGTATCGCGGCGGGTGCGGTGCAGGGGTATTTCGGTGGCGCGGTGGATTTGTATTTCCAGCGATTCATCGAATTGTGGTCGGGCATGCCGCAGCTGTATCTGCTCATCATCCTGGCCAGCGTGATCGAACCCAGTTTCTGGGTGCTGCTGACCTTCCTGCTGCTGTTCTCCTGGATGGGCCTCACGGGCGTGGTGCGCGCGGAATTCCTTCGTGGACGCAACCTGGACTACGTGCGTGCGGCCAATGCGCTCGGTGTGTCGCATGCATCGATCATGGTGCGGCACATCCTGCCGAACGCGATGGTCGCGACGCTCACCTTCCTGCCGTTCATCCTGGCGGGGTCGGTGACCGTGCTCGTCTCGCTCGATTTCCTCGGCTTCGGGCTGCCGCCGGGTTCGCCCTCGTTGGGTGAACTGGTGAACCAGGGCAAGGACAACCTCAACGCGCCGTGGCTGGCGCTGACCGGCTTCTTCGTGCTCGGCACCATGCTGACGCTGCTGACCTTCGTGGGCGAGGCGGTGCGCGACGCCTTCGACCCGCGCAAGCTGCCGGGGGGCGGGCGATGA
- a CDS encoding MFS transporter, translating to MSQDAHARFKRAFPGIALTIFLSAVDQTIVATALPAIAADMGGIERVSWILVAYLVAATCAAPVFGQLGDVFGRKRLLFVALAIFAAGCLGCALAPNLGALISARIVQGFGGGALLTLAQALIGEAVPPRERGRYQAWIAGSFAFASATGPVIGGYATQYLGWRSVFLVLLPVAVACAVLARRLVAVPPARRDAPLRFDWAGLFVFVVAVGCALVALDRARRLDPAMMPAAVALAVLAVGATIALLRIERAAADPLLPLAMFGEASIWRAYLLSACVVGAQVGMISFLPVWLQTVRGMAPGPSGLMLVAMSIGGASGAFFAGRMVARTGYAMRWPSLFLPVGVVLWAVLALVAAELPLPAFLPLLAAAAFCSGTSYPVVQVVAQAAAGRERLGAASAGVAFSRNIGAATGTAVVAAVVFMAVSATGSGAAFQRLVAEGPGYLAALGPEAAAALRGELAEAFRGLFATAAVLTAVGAVLAWRVPLRRF from the coding sequence GTGAGCCAGGACGCGCATGCGCGCTTCAAGCGCGCCTTCCCCGGCATCGCGCTGACCATTTTTCTGTCGGCGGTGGACCAGACCATCGTCGCGACCGCGCTGCCGGCCATCGCCGCCGACATGGGCGGGATCGAGCGCGTTTCCTGGATCCTGGTCGCCTACCTAGTGGCGGCGACCTGTGCGGCGCCGGTCTTCGGGCAGTTGGGCGACGTTTTCGGGCGCAAGCGGCTGCTGTTCGTGGCGCTGGCGATCTTTGCGGCGGGCTGCCTGGGCTGCGCGCTGGCGCCGAACCTGGGCGCGCTGATCAGCGCGCGCATCGTGCAGGGCTTCGGCGGTGGCGCGCTGCTGACCCTGGCGCAGGCGCTGATCGGCGAGGCGGTGCCACCGCGCGAGCGCGGGCGCTACCAGGCCTGGATCGCGGGGTCGTTTGCCTTTGCCTCGGCAACGGGCCCGGTGATCGGCGGCTATGCCACGCAATACCTGGGCTGGCGGTCGGTCTTCCTGGTGCTGCTGCCGGTGGCGGTGGCTTGTGCGGTGCTCGCACGGCGCCTGGTCGCGGTGCCGCCGGCGAGGCGAGACGCGCCGCTGCGCTTCGACTGGGCGGGGCTGTTCGTCTTTGTGGTGGCGGTGGGCTGCGCGCTGGTGGCGCTGGACCGGGCGCGACGGCTCGACCCCGCGATGATGCCGGCGGCGGTGGCGCTGGCGGTGCTGGCGGTGGGGGCCACGATCGCGCTGCTGCGGATCGAGCGCGCGGCGGCCGACCCGCTGCTGCCGCTCGCGATGTTCGGGGAGGCGTCGATCTGGCGGGCCTACCTGCTGTCCGCCTGCGTGGTGGGGGCGCAGGTGGGCATGATCTCCTTCCTGCCGGTGTGGCTGCAGACGGTGCGCGGCATGGCGCCGGGACCATCGGGGCTGATGCTGGTGGCGATGTCGATCGGGGGTGCCTCGGGCGCCTTCTTCGCCGGGCGGATGGTGGCGCGGACGGGGTATGCGATGCGCTGGCCGTCGCTGTTCCTGCCGGTCGGCGTGGTGTTGTGGGCGGTGCTGGCGCTGGTGGCGGCGGAACTGCCATTGCCGGCCTTCCTGCCGCTGCTGGCGGCGGCGGCGTTCTGCTCGGGCACGTCCTATCCGGTGGTGCAGGTGGTGGCGCAGGCGGCGGCGGGGCGGGAGAGGCTGGGCGCGGCCTCGGCCGGGGTGGCGTTCTCGCGCAACATCGGGGCTGCGACGGGCACGGCGGTGGTGGCCGCGGTGGTGTTCATGGCGGTGAGTGCGACGGGCTCCGGCGCGGCGTTCCAGCGGCTGGTGGCGGAGGGGCCGGGGTATCTGGCGGCCCTCGGGCCTGAGGCGGCCGCGGCGTTGCGCGGCGAATTGGCGGAGGCGTTCCGCGGGCTGTTCGCGACGGCGGCGGTGCTGACGGCGGTGGGGGCGGTGCTGGCGTGGCGGGTGCCGCTCAGGCGGTTTTGA
- a CDS encoding ABC transporter ATP-binding protein — MTLLRVKNLSVAFGTKRVVEDVSFAVEPGQSIALVGESGSGKSVTALSCLGLLPGAGSNPEGRIVLDGTDVLGAPERDLRRLRGGVAGMVFQEPMTSLNPLHTVGRQVAEAITLHQPLSGEALRARVVDLLRRAGFPKAEDRLGAYPHQLSGGQRQRVMIAAALANDPKLLIADEPTTALDVTIQAQILELLEQLKRDLGMALLLITHDLNIVKKHADAVVVMKDGRAVEQGAVSRVFTAPAHDYTRMLLATEPRGAPAPIAEAAPEIMRGEAIKVRFPIRRGVMRRVVAEVRAVDGVSLAVHEGETVGLVGESGSGKTTLGLAMLRLETSEGAIRFEGTSIQGLTRAALRPLRRRMQIVFQDPYGALSPRMSVAEIVGEGLAVHEPGLTATQRNAAVATALEEVGLDPAMAERYPHEFSGGQRQRIAIARALVLKPRFLVLDEPTSALDVSVQAQVVDLLRALQAKHRLAYLFISHDLRVVRAMAHRIIVLKDGQVVEEGAAARVVEAPREAYTRALMAAAFDLRTEAAPGLRT; from the coding sequence ATGACGCTGCTGCGCGTGAAGAACCTCTCGGTCGCCTTCGGCACGAAGCGCGTGGTCGAGGACGTGTCCTTCGCGGTCGAGCCCGGGCAGTCCATTGCGCTGGTGGGCGAAAGCGGGTCCGGCAAGTCGGTCACGGCGCTGTCCTGCCTCGGCCTGCTGCCGGGCGCGGGCAGCAATCCCGAAGGGCGCATCGTGCTCGATGGCACGGATGTGCTGGGTGCGCCCGAACGCGATCTGCGCCGGCTGCGCGGCGGCGTGGCGGGCATGGTGTTCCAAGAACCCATGACATCGTTGAACCCGCTGCACACGGTGGGCCGCCAGGTTGCCGAGGCGATCACGCTGCACCAGCCGCTGTCCGGCGAAGCGCTGCGCGCGCGCGTGGTGGACCTGTTGCGCCGCGCCGGCTTCCCCAAGGCCGAGGACCGGCTCGGCGCCTATCCGCACCAGCTCTCCGGCGGGCAGCGCCAGCGCGTGATGATCGCCGCGGCGCTGGCCAACGACCCCAAGCTGCTGATCGCGGACGAACCGACCACCGCGCTGGATGTCACGATCCAGGCGCAGATCCTCGAATTGCTGGAACAGTTGAAGCGCGACCTGGGCATGGCGCTGCTGCTGATCACCCACGACCTCAACATCGTGAAAAAGCACGCCGATGCGGTGGTGGTGATGAAGGACGGGCGCGCCGTCGAACAGGGCGCCGTCAGTCGCGTCTTCACGGCACCGGCGCATGACTACACGCGCATGCTGCTCGCGACCGAACCGCGCGGCGCGCCGGCGCCGATCGCCGAAGCCGCGCCCGAGATCATGCGCGGGGAGGCCATCAAGGTCCGCTTCCCGATCCGCCGCGGCGTGATGCGCCGCGTGGTCGCGGAAGTCCGCGCGGTGGATGGCGTGAGCCTCGCGGTGCATGAGGGCGAGACGGTCGGCCTGGTCGGCGAATCCGGATCGGGCAAGACGACGCTTGGCCTGGCGATGCTGCGGCTCGAGACGAGCGAGGGTGCGATCCGCTTCGAGGGCACCTCCATCCAGGGCCTCACGCGCGCCGCGCTGCGCCCGCTGCGCCGGCGCATGCAGATCGTCTTCCAGGATCCCTACGGCGCGTTGTCGCCCCGCATGAGCGTGGCGGAGATCGTGGGCGAGGGCCTGGCCGTGCACGAGCCGGGCCTGACCGCCACGCAGCGCAACGCCGCGGTGGCGACGGCGCTGGAGGAAGTGGGCCTCGATCCCGCCATGGCGGAGCGCTACCCGCATGAATTCTCCGGCGGCCAGCGCCAGCGGATCGCCATCGCCCGCGCGCTGGTGCTGAAGCCGCGTTTCCTGGTGCTGGACGAACCGACCAGCGCGCTCGATGTCAGCGTGCAGGCGCAGGTGGTGGACCTCCTGCGCGCGCTGCAGGCGAAGCATCGCCTAGCCTACCTGTTCATCTCGCACGACCTGCGCGTGGTGCGTGCCATGGCGCACCGGATCATCGTGCTCAAGGATGGCCAGGTGGTCGAGGAAGGCGCGGCCGCGCGGGTTGTCGAAGCCCCGCGGGAAGCCTACACGCGCGCTCTGATGGCCGCCGCATTCGACCTTCGCACCGAGGCCGCTCCGGGCCTGCGCACGTGA